From the genome of Lacibacter sp. H407, one region includes:
- a CDS encoding glutamine synthetase III family protein yields the protein MQSLRFKAIDNLNNHSEPNIVGSTKITAIFGENVFTLKVARAFLSDEAYKSLVVSVKGGKRIDRSMASQIASGIRQWAETKGVTHYTHWFQPLTGTTAEKHDSFFTLKGDGTAIEEFDGAALIQQEPDASSFPSGGLRATFEARGYTAWDPSSPAFIMEIGNGKTLCIPTVFVSYTGELLDYKGPVLKALESVNKAALDVCHYFDKNITKVTPTLGWEQEYFVVDEALFNARPDLVLSGRTVFGHSPAKGQQLEDHYFGSIPERVYAFMRDFENESYKLGIPLRTRHNEVAPAQFECAPIFEEVAVAIDHNSLLMDVMDRVARRHKLRVLLHEKPFAGINGSGKHNNWSLATDTGVNLLAPGKTPKTNLMFLTFFTNVVRAVDQYADILRASIASAGNDHRLGANEAPPAIISVFVGKYLFEVLEAVEKRVTDKFDEQDEAILKLDLHKSIPELLLDNTDRNRTSPFAFTGNKFEFRAVGSSANCSNAMTVLNAIMAQTLITFKAEVDALIEKGDKKEIAIMHVLQRYVAESKKVLFEGDGYSEAWAKEAEKRGLPNVKTTPLALDAMVTKKSKELFESTGVFTHAELEARHEIELENYIKKVQIEGRIMGELCTSHILPAAIRYQNILINNIKGLKDIGVKADSYANQLQILEKISVHINKVSDLVEQMIEARKKANNLTDTRAKAIAYCDDVKGVFFDEIRYHVDKLELLVDDASWYLPKYRELLFLR from the coding sequence ATGCAATCATTACGATTTAAAGCAATTGACAATTTAAACAACCATTCCGAGCCTAACATAGTAGGTTCAACGAAGATCACTGCCATTTTTGGTGAAAATGTTTTTACATTAAAAGTTGCCCGTGCATTTCTGAGCGACGAAGCTTATAAAAGTTTAGTTGTTTCAGTAAAGGGTGGTAAACGTATTGATCGCAGCATGGCCAGCCAGATCGCAAGCGGTATACGTCAGTGGGCCGAAACAAAAGGTGTTACCCATTACACACACTGGTTTCAGCCATTAACAGGTACAACAGCTGAAAAACATGATTCATTCTTTACGTTGAAAGGTGATGGTACTGCCATCGAAGAATTTGATGGCGCTGCATTGATCCAACAAGAGCCTGATGCGTCTTCGTTCCCGAGTGGTGGCTTGCGTGCAACGTTTGAAGCACGTGGTTACACAGCATGGGATCCATCTTCTCCGGCATTTATTATGGAGATCGGCAATGGTAAAACACTTTGTATACCTACTGTATTCGTTTCTTATACGGGCGAACTTCTCGATTATAAAGGACCCGTTTTGAAAGCATTAGAATCTGTAAACAAAGCAGCTCTGGATGTTTGTCATTACTTCGATAAGAACATTACAAAAGTTACTCCAACACTCGGTTGGGAACAGGAGTATTTTGTGGTTGATGAAGCATTGTTCAATGCCCGCCCTGATCTGGTGTTGAGTGGACGTACAGTATTTGGTCATTCACCTGCAAAAGGTCAGCAATTGGAAGATCATTACTTCGGTTCGATTCCTGAAAGAGTATATGCTTTCATGCGTGATTTCGAAAATGAATCATACAAACTTGGAATTCCATTACGTACACGTCATAACGAAGTGGCACCGGCACAATTTGAGTGTGCACCTATTTTTGAAGAAGTTGCAGTTGCGATCGATCATAACTCTTTGTTGATGGATGTGATGGATCGTGTTGCACGCCGTCATAAATTAAGAGTGTTGTTGCATGAAAAACCATTTGCCGGCATCAACGGTAGTGGTAAGCATAACAACTGGAGCTTGGCAACTGATACAGGAGTTAACTTGTTAGCACCTGGTAAAACGCCAAAAACAAACCTCATGTTCCTTACATTCTTCACGAATGTGGTACGTGCAGTTGATCAATATGCTGATATTTTAAGAGCATCTATCGCCAGCGCCGGTAACGATCATCGTCTCGGTGCAAACGAAGCTCCTCCTGCTATCATTTCTGTATTCGTTGGTAAATATCTGTTTGAAGTATTAGAAGCAGTTGAAAAAAGAGTAACCGATAAGTTCGACGAACAGGATGAAGCGATCTTGAAATTAGATCTGCACAAGAGCATTCCTGAATTGCTTTTGGATAATACTGATCGTAACCGTACTTCACCTTTTGCATTTACCGGAAACAAATTTGAATTCCGTGCTGTAGGTTCAAGTGCAAACTGTTCAAACGCAATGACGGTGTTGAACGCTATTATGGCGCAAACACTTATCACCTTTAAAGCAGAAGTTGATGCGTTGATCGAGAAAGGTGATAAGAAAGAAATTGCGATCATGCATGTGTTGCAGCGTTATGTTGCAGAAAGCAAAAAGGTATTGTTTGAGGGTGATGGTTACAGTGAAGCTTGGGCAAAAGAAGCTGAAAAGCGTGGATTGCCAAATGTGAAAACAACACCGCTTGCATTGGATGCAATGGTTACTAAAAAATCAAAAGAGCTGTTTGAAAGCACAGGTGTATTTACACACGCTGAACTGGAAGCACGTCATGAAATTGAACTCGAGAACTACATTAAGAAAGTACAGATCGAAGGACGTATCATGGGTGAGCTTTGCACAAGCCACATCTTACCTGCTGCGATCCGTTACCAGAACATTCTGATCAACAACATCAAAGGATTGAAAGATATCGGCGTAAAAGCTGATTCGTATGCAAATCAATTGCAGATCCTTGAAAAGATATCGGTTCACATCAATAAAGTGAGCGACTTGGTTGAGCAGATGATCGAAGCACGCAAAAAAGCAAACAACCTTACTGACACAAGAGCAAAAGCAATTGCTTATTGCGATGATGTTAAGGGTGTGTTCTTTGATGAGATCCGCTACCATGTTGACAAGCTTGAGTTGCTTGTTGATGATGCAAGCTGGTATCTGCCGAAATACAGAGAGTTGTTATTCTTACGCTAA